The genomic window GCCGATCCAGTGTCGGAGGCGCCGCGCAGCAGTCGCGGCGGCCGCAGGCGCAAGCCGGATCCGGACGACGACGCCACCATCGTGGTCGGCCCGCCGCTGCGCGATCCGATGGATTTCGACATCCCCCGCAACGGGCATCCGGACGAGCCGCGCGGCTCGGACCGGCAGGAACGCGGCCGCGGCGGCCGGGCCGCGCGCCGAAGGGCGGCGGAAGCCGACGAGGCAGGTCCCTCGACAGCGGCGTGGGCGCCGCCGTCGAACGGTTTCGCCCCCGATTCCGCGCCGTTGCCCCTCTCGCCGCTACCGGAACGCGCCAAGCCCTCCGGACGCGCCGCGAACCAGGAGCCGCGGGAGGAGCAGCGAAGATCCTCCCGATCCGAGACGCTGCGGGCCCGCGCCGAGGGCGCGCTGCCCTCGTGGTCGGCGCGAAGGCACAAGCCGGAGCCGGAGAAGTCCGACTCCGAGCCGGAGTCGGGCGGCATTCCGACCGCCGCGTGGTCGCTGGCCAGCCAGGATCAGCAGCTGGTCTCCGGCTCCACGGTGGCGGGCGACCTGCTGCGCGACGGTGTCGAGCGCGCCGAACGCGCGGGCGGCGGACGCGGCCGGTCGCGCGGTGGTCGCGCCCAGGTCGAGCTCGACGAGGGCCTCACCGATGTGCACGACTCGTTCCTGCTCGACGACGACGAGGACGAGGACGAGGCGCCCGAGCCGCGGCAGAAGCCCGCCGCGCGCCCGACGCAGCGCCGCTCCCGTGCCGCGCGGAAGGCGGAGTACGACGCCAACCGCAAGCAGTGGATGATCCTCGGCGGTCAGAGCGCGGGGGCGGCGGTCGCCGGAATGTTGCTGTTCAAGGGTTTCGAGCGAATGTGGGAGATGCTGCCCTGGGTGGCGCTGGCGCTGGCGATGATCGTGATCCTCGGCCTTGTGGCCCTGGTGCGGATTCTGCGCCGGACCGACGACATCCTCAGCACGGTGATTGCCGTCGTAGTGGGCATCTTCGTCACGCTGGGACCGCTAGCCTTTCTTCTCAGTACGAACTGAGTAGGGAGCGGCTGTGGGGAACATCGGGCAGGCGGACGACACCCGGATCGGTAGCGCGGTCGGGGGACCGGCGCCCGATCAGAGCGGACAACCGGGCGGGGGTACGCCGGGTGGGGCGGCGAGCCCGCCGGGGCGCGACATTCTGGTCGGGCTGTCCAGCGCGTCGGTCTACCCGCAGAACACCGAGGCGGCTTTCCGGTACGCGGCCGATCTCGGTTACGACGGCGTCGAGTTGATGGTCTGGGCCGAGCCTGCCAGTCAGAGCATCGCCACCGTGCAGAACTACACCCGCAAGTACGGCGTCCCGGTGCTCGCGGTGCACGCGCCGTGCCTGTTGATCTCCCAGCGCGTGTGGGGCGCGGACCCGGTGGCCAAGCTGGAGCGCAGCGTGCGCACCGCCGAGGCGCTCGGGGCGGACACGGTGGTCGTCCATCCGCCGTTCCGCTGGCAGCGCCGCTACGCGGACGGCTTCGCCGAGCAGGTCGCCGAGCTCGAGGAGCACAGCCCGGTCGTCGTCGCGGTGGAGAACATGTTCCCGATGCGCGCGGACACGCTGTTCGGCCGCGGCGCGAACGCGGCGAAGCGACTGGAGCGGCGCGGTGGTCCGGGCTGGGGCCTGACCGCGTTCAGCCCGTCCTACGACCCCACCGACACCGGCTTCCGGCACTACACACTCGATCTCTCGCACACCGCGACCGCAGGCTCCGATCCGCTGGCACTCGCCGCCAGAATGGGGCAGGGCCTCGCCCACCTGCACCTGGCCGACGGGCGCGGCGCGGCACACGACGAGCACCTCGTCCCGGGCGACGGCACCCAGCCCTGTGCCGAACTCTGCGCGCAGCTGGTGCGCAACGGCTTCACCGGCCACGCCGTCGCCGAGATCAACACCCAGAACGCCCGCACCACCGCTCACCGCGCGGCGATGCTGCACCGCACGCTGGCCTTCGCCCGGCTGCACCTCAACGGCGTCGCGCCCAGTCCCGCGCCCGCCTCGGCGCAGGCGAATCGGGTGTAAGCGCTTTCCGCGTCCTTTCACCGCGGCATTCGTGACCGCACGGTGTGATATCGATCTGCCTCCCTACGGGGAACGACCCTGTCGCTACCGTGCGTTGTACGCTGTACGAACGCACGCGGTGCAGTAGGACAGGAGTGACGATGACGTTGGAGTTGACCACCGACGCGGTCGAGCCGACCGCGACGGATGCCCCGTTCGCCGAGGTGTGCGCGCTGACCGAACTGCTCTCCGGCGACGCCGAGGTCGGCCGGTACGCGGGCGTCATCGACGAGATCTGGACCATCGGCCAGAAAGTGCACGGCGGCACCATGGTCGCCGCGAGCGCCGCGGCCGCCACCCGCTGGCTGCGCGCCTCCGATCCGGCGCTCGCCGAGATGGCCCCCATCGCCGCCAGTTCGGACTTCCTCGGCGCGCCCGAGCCGGGCGAGGTCGAGTACGAGGTGCGCATCCGCAAGATCGGCCGCCAGATCTGCCTGGCCGACGCCACGCTCACCCAGAACGGGCGCGCGATGGTGCGCACCGCGTTCACCTTCGGCCACCTCGACGACATCGAGCCGCTCTACGCGCCCGAGCACGGCGACATGCCCGCCGAACCGGCCGCCGACGCGATGGGTTACGAGGGTTCGCCGATGGGCAAGATCGTGAACGTCGCCAAGGGCGCCGACCTCTACCTGGACCGGTCGTGGGCGCCGTTCCTCGAGGGCGCGCGGGGCGAGCCGCGGCTGCGGCTGTGGATGCGCCCGTTCGATGGCGATCAGCGCGACCCCGACGTGTCGATGTTCTTCGCGATGATGGCGGCCGACATGAGCCCGCCGGTGCCGGTGAACCTCGGCCAGTTCGGCTGGGCGCCCACTGTGCAGATGACCACATACCTGCGCCGCAGGCCCGCGCCGGGCTGGCTGCGCGTCATCGCCACCTCGCACGAGGTGGGCGGCCGCATGTTCGACGAGGACCAGCTCATCCTGGACAGCACCGGCGCGGTGGTCGCCCAGAGCCGCCAACTCGCACTGATTCCCCAGAGCCGCTGACGCGCGCACTAACCTTTACCACCATGACGAGAATTGCGGTGATCGGTGGAGGCCGGATCGGGGAGGCGTTGATCGCCGGTTTGCTGGAATCGGGCAGGGCGAGCAAGGATCTGGTCGTCGTCGAGACGCACGCCGACCGGGCCGAGCTGATCGCGAGCCGGTTCGGCGTGCGCGTCACGGGCGAGGCGGCCGACGCGGCCGTCGGCGCCGATCTGCTGGTGATCGCGGTCAAGCCGGGTGACGTCGACACGGTGCTGACCGAATTGGGGAAGGCCGAGCTGAACGCGGGCGACCGCGACCAGGTGCTCGTCTCGCTGGCCGCGGGCGTGCCGACCGCGCGGCTGGAGGCCAAGCTGCCCGCGGGCTTCCCCGTAGTGCGGGTGATGTCGAATACCCCGATGCTGGTCGGCCAGGGCATGAGCGCGCTCGCGCCGGGGCGTTACGCCAAGCCCGAGCAGCTGGAGCTGGTCACCGACGTGCTCGGCGCGGTCGGCAAGGTCGTCACCGTCGCCGAGTCGCAGATGGACGCGGTCACCGCGGTGTCGGGCTCCGGCCCCGCCTACTTCCTGCTGGTCGTCGAGGCCATGGTCGACGCGGGCGTCGGGCTCGGCCTGACCAGGGACGTCGCGACCCAGCTCGTGGTGCAGACGATGGTCGGCTCGGCCGCGCTGCTCGACGAATCCGGCCAGAGCGCGGTGGACCTGCGCGCGGCCGTCACCTCGCCCGCGGGCACCACCGCGGCGGCGTTGCGCGAACTCGAGCGCGGCGGCGTTCGCTCGGCGTTTCTCGAGGCTTTGCACGCGGCCAAACAGCGTTCCGCCGAACAAGGCGCGTCGGCGGAATAACGCACGACGCGTACATCTCGCGTTCGCATTGGGGCAAACCGGGCGTCAGAAGCTGATTTCTCACACACGTCGCAGTAATCCCACTAGCCCCGCTAAGCTTCAAGGAGCACGTGCGTGTCTGTTCCGCCGGTGGGGAAGCCGGCGGCGCGGACGTGCCGGAGGTCAATGGTGCAATGATGTCTTCCAACAAGATGTCTGCAAATAGCTCGGGGACGTCACCAGGTTCGTCCGGCCCATCAGGTGGCCGTAGCGGTGGCCGAGCGCAAGGCAGTTCGGGATCGCCGGGCCAATCGATGCTCGGCGGTGGTACGCAATTCCTCACGGTCGCCGAAGTGGCGAATCTGATGCGGGTGTCCAAGATGACGGTCTACCGGTTGGTGCATTCGGGCGAGCTGCCCGCGGTGCGCGTCGGCCGGTCGTTCCGGGTGCACGCGAAGGCCGTGCACGACTATCTGGAGACGTCCTACTTCGACGCTGGGTGAGGCGGTTTCGACCCCTGAAGGGCCCCGCGCGGCGCGTGGGAGCCCGCGAATGACGGTGCGCGCGCCCGCGAGGGCCGTTGCTCGTGCCGCCATCGGATACCGGTAGGATGAACCCTCGGTTCGTGTTCGCCTGCCTGCGGCGCCAGTTCGTGGTGTCCGGTGGCCGCTGGCGGCGCGGATGCCGAAATCAGCTAGGCGTACGCGATGGCGTGCGCGCCGAGTAGAGAGAACGCGAGGACACCCTATGGGTTCTGTGATCAAGAAGCGCCGCAAGCGCATGTCGAAGAAGAAGCACCGCAAGCTGCTTCGCCGCACGCGTGTTCAGCGGCGCAAACTCGGCAAGTGAGCGCGCGCGCCCTTGGCGCGAGATGAGGCCCGTCACCAGACCGGTGGCGGGCCTCTGTTTTTGAAACAGTTCAGTTTGAAATATTTCCGTGTAACCGGTGACTGAAGTCATCGTTAGATCCTGATTAATACCCTCGGCGGCCCAGACGGTAGCGGCTACTCTAGAACCGCCGAATAACGTAAATGGGGGCCTGGTAGGTGGGATCGGGTGCTGCGGTGGGATCTGACATAAGAGACGGGCACACGCCCAAGGTCGTGATGGTGACCGGCGCCAGCCGCTTCTTCGGCAGCGCCGTGGTAGCCAAGCTCGCTCAGGATCCGGCCGTCGAGCGTATTCTCGCCGTCGACACCATGACCCCGAGCCGGGAGCTGCGGCGCCGCATGGGCCGCGCCGAGTTCGTTCGCGGCGACATTCGAAATCCCCTGATCCGCAAGGTGATCGGCGGCCACGAGGTCGACACCGTCGTGCACACCGCGATACTGGCCAAGCCGCCCGCCGGCGGCGGCCGCGCGGTGATGAAAGACCTCAACGTGCTGGGCGCCATGCAGCTGTTCGCCGTCTGCCAGAAGTCGCCGTCGGTGCGGCGCGTCGTGGTCCGCTCGACCTCGGCGATCTACGGGTGCAGCGCCAAGGATCCGGCGAAATTCACCGAGGAAATGAGCGCGCGCACGCCGCCGCGCGGATGGTTTGCGCGCGACATGATCGAAATCGAGGGTTTCGTGCGCGGCCTCGCTCGCCGCCGCCCCGATATCGCGGCATCGATTCTGCGTTTCGCGCCCATTGTCGGCCCGCGACTGGCAGGCCGCGGCGTACAGTATCTCCGTTCACCGGTAACCCCGACCGTCTTCGGCCGGGACCCTCGAATGCAGCTGTTGCACGAAGAAGATGCGGTGGCCGCGCTCGCACATGCGGCGCAAGCGGCCCCGGGCGGTACCTACAACGTCGCGGGCGATGGTGCGTTGGCGCTGTCACAGGCGGTGCGTCGAGCGGGGCGCATCGAACTGCCGGTGCCGTTCACGGTGTTCCGCACCGCGGGTCGCGCGTTGATGGGGCCGGTGATGCGGGAATTCACCGGCGAACAACTCGATTACTTCCATTTCGGCTGTGGCCTGGACACCACGCGGATGCGAACCGAACTCGGTTTCGAACCGCGCTGGACAACGGTTCAGGCGTTCGACGACTTCATCGGGGGCGCAGCGTTGCGGCCCGTCTTCGATCCGGCGTGGATCGATGCCGCAGAAAAGAAACTGCTCGGCCTCATCGGGGCCGGTACGGGAGCACACCAATGAACGACGTGGCGAAAGTCATCCAACTTCATGATCTGAATATCGAAACCAGGCAGCGCACCAGCACCCGTCGCTGGCCTGAAGCGCCGACGGGCGAGACGAAACCGAGCCGGGTCACGTCACTGACCGATCGGCTCGCCTCGGCCGTGCCGCAGGCGCCGCAGTCGCTGTCCGACCTGATCCGCAAAGAGGTCGGCAAGCAGATCGGCCGCACCGCCGACTTCGCGCGCCGCCGCCTGACCGGCGACTACCAGGTCGACGAGTTCGGCTTCGACGAGCACCTGCTCGAGTCGGTCCTGCTGCCCGCGCTGCGCCCGCTGTCGGACCTGTGGTTCCGCGTCGAGGTCAGCGGCATGGAGAACATCCCTGAGGTGGGCGGCGCGCTGGTGGTGGCCAACCACGCGGGCACCGTTCCCATCGACGGCCTGATGCTCCAGCTGGCCATCCACGACCACCACGCCAAGCAGCGCGCGCTGCGCTTGCTCGCCGCCGATCTCATCTTCGAGCTGCCGTTCCTCGGGGTGCTGGCTCGCAAGGCCGGGCACACGCTGGCCTGCCGCGAGGACGCCGAACGCCTGCTGCGCTCCGGCGAATTGACGGGCGTCTTCCCCGAGGGGTTCAAGGGCGTCGGCAAGCAGTACTCCGACCGCTACAAGCTGCAGCGCTTCGGACGCGGCGGTTTCGTCGCGGCCGCGGTGCGCACCGGCGTGCCGATCATCCCGTGCTCGATCGTCGGCTCCGAG from Nocardia bhagyanarayanae includes these protein-coding regions:
- a CDS encoding sugar phosphate isomerase/epimerase family protein, giving the protein MLVGLSSASVYPQNTEAAFRYAADLGYDGVELMVWAEPASQSIATVQNYTRKYGVPVLAVHAPCLLISQRVWGADPVAKLERSVRTAEALGADTVVVHPPFRWQRRYADGFAEQVAELEEHSPVVVAVENMFPMRADTLFGRGANAAKRLERRGGPGWGLTAFSPSYDPTDTGFRHYTLDLSHTATAGSDPLALAARMGQGLAHLHLADGRGAAHDEHLVPGDGTQPCAELCAQLVRNGFTGHAVAEINTQNARTTAHRAAMLHRTLAFARLHLNGVAPSPAPASAQANRV
- a CDS encoding thioesterase family protein; this encodes MTLELTTDAVEPTATDAPFAEVCALTELLSGDAEVGRYAGVIDEIWTIGQKVHGGTMVAASAAAATRWLRASDPALAEMAPIAASSDFLGAPEPGEVEYEVRIRKIGRQICLADATLTQNGRAMVRTAFTFGHLDDIEPLYAPEHGDMPAEPAADAMGYEGSPMGKIVNVAKGADLYLDRSWAPFLEGARGEPRLRLWMRPFDGDQRDPDVSMFFAMMAADMSPPVPVNLGQFGWAPTVQMTTYLRRRPAPGWLRVIATSHEVGGRMFDEDQLILDSTGAVVAQSRQLALIPQSR
- the proC gene encoding pyrroline-5-carboxylate reductase, with amino-acid sequence MTRIAVIGGGRIGEALIAGLLESGRASKDLVVVETHADRAELIASRFGVRVTGEAADAAVGADLLVIAVKPGDVDTVLTELGKAELNAGDRDQVLVSLAAGVPTARLEAKLPAGFPVVRVMSNTPMLVGQGMSALAPGRYAKPEQLELVTDVLGAVGKVVTVAESQMDAVTAVSGSGPAYFLLVVEAMVDAGVGLGLTRDVATQLVVQTMVGSAALLDESGQSAVDLRAAVTSPAGTTAAALRELERGGVRSAFLEALHAAKQRSAEQGASAE
- a CDS encoding helix-turn-helix domain-containing protein → MLGGGTQFLTVAEVANLMRVSKMTVYRLVHSGELPAVRVGRSFRVHAKAVHDYLETSYFDAG
- a CDS encoding 30S ribosomal protein bS22, coding for MGSVIKKRRKRMSKKKHRKLLRRTRVQRRKLGK
- a CDS encoding NAD-dependent epimerase/dehydratase family protein, with the translated sequence MVTGASRFFGSAVVAKLAQDPAVERILAVDTMTPSRELRRRMGRAEFVRGDIRNPLIRKVIGGHEVDTVVHTAILAKPPAGGGRAVMKDLNVLGAMQLFAVCQKSPSVRRVVVRSTSAIYGCSAKDPAKFTEEMSARTPPRGWFARDMIEIEGFVRGLARRRPDIAASILRFAPIVGPRLAGRGVQYLRSPVTPTVFGRDPRMQLLHEEDAVAALAHAAQAAPGGTYNVAGDGALALSQAVRRAGRIELPVPFTVFRTAGRALMGPVMREFTGEQLDYFHFGCGLDTTRMRTELGFEPRWTTVQAFDDFIGGAALRPVFDPAWIDAAEKKLLGLIGAGTGAHQ
- a CDS encoding lysophospholipid acyltransferase family protein; translation: MNDVAKVIQLHDLNIETRQRTSTRRWPEAPTGETKPSRVTSLTDRLASAVPQAPQSLSDLIRKEVGKQIGRTADFARRRLTGDYQVDEFGFDEHLLESVLLPALRPLSDLWFRVEVSGMENIPEVGGALVVANHAGTVPIDGLMLQLAIHDHHAKQRALRLLAADLIFELPFLGVLARKAGHTLACREDAERLLRSGELTGVFPEGFKGVGKQYSDRYKLQRFGRGGFVAAAVRTGVPIIPCSIVGSEEIYPKLADIKPLARLLGLPYFPVTPMFPHLGPLGAVPLPSKWYIEFGKPIATTAYEPEAADDPMTMFEVTDQVRETIQQTLYKLLTKRRNPFTG